tggcatggCTTAGcttttaatactggcatgtaaaactattacttattttaaatatgatggaGCTGTCataagaaaacaattggacgataatGTGGCATCGAAACAAAAGatagagattggagcatcattgtaaaacgataatattattttggccatcccaaACTACTGAAATAACACTAAACTGTAATGGAAGAATttcttgaatattataatatataatttatataaaggtGACTGTTGGCTTAATGTAAATGTGCCAAATGGGTCCACCtcttaacttttatatatttaaaggctATTGCCTTGAGTTTGATGagttaaataactaaaaatgaaaacaataatttataatattaaataaattaaatgaaacaaaataaagtgtttattttttatatttacatttattcaatattaataagatataatcATAAATCTGGATGCAAatagcttttaatttttttattagagcGTTCTGCGGGTCTTGCACACAAGAGTTTACCAAAAATACATACTataatgtcatttataaataaattaaaaacactacACTTCTTAGGTATTGTAGTTACTATATTGTCTTCAGATACAATTTTGAAGGTGTTTTTAGTGTCCATTATACAGATTCCTTTTTTACCAACATAACTAGGGCATCTAGAGCGCACTACTTCCATCATAGCACCATGAAAGTCCGCTCGATAAAAACTTTGGGTAAATTGGACCCAGTTATTACTTTTTGAGTCGGGAATTTGATCCTCTAGTTCaagtaattcatttatataatcagACCAAACCTTATTTAAAGCTAGCATATCATTGTACTGGATACTGTTTCTGGGTATAACGTAAAAACCGAGAGCTTTCTTTTCATTCCGAGTCAAAATCTtagatttctttgttttttgttttccttttttatccTTACTCCTTTTTTTAGCaagtaaaaaatctattttcaaCTCTGCTTCAATACTATAACCCTCATTCTTGGGCGCATGAGTTTTCAGGAAGTTTACTATTGACTGCGACGCCTCGTCTTTTATTTCTAAACTTgacataattattacttatcaaattaacttataaataataaaaaagtttcatttaacccttttaaattaatattgtgttCGACAAATTAGAATAATCCCGCATTCAcgcaaatcaaaataaataacgattGTCATTGTCAATTGTCATTTGTCAAGTCAATTAGATTTCATTCACTCGGCCACAGATATTGAGAGAAAATATTAGGTTGTATATAACTATTCGGGTCCTATTAAgttgatttttaataagataagtAATGATAAAAAGCTAGACTGACTTAAACATTTTGCTTATTAGCTATTTTTATCCATACTCTTCTGCttgttttattaactattaataaatattggaattaCAAAGTGCTGAAATTATTGGAATCAGTTCCAGTACCaaaaacttaagaaaaaaaatatttgaaaatagtaaatataaacaaaaacaaatgactcGCACACTCTTTTTagattagaatatttattttaatatacatgaattatttttacCGTAATAAACTAGAcacaaatattaacattaaaacactcgcattcataatattaatttattacgagtgacttattattattaaaggttATTTAGAGGTTATCGTAATCGTTCGTTGTGGAATTGggtttatactttataattaagCATTTCTCAATTCAATAAATTGTTAAGATATCATAGGAGCGtccatttaaaaatcatatcgaAGACATTGACTAAActgaattgaaattgaaaaaatatatttctacatacatatttttaattttataataatcaagtaaaatgtttacaaaagtgccgaaagttaaattaaataatgggTTAGAAATGCCTATGATTGGTTTAGGTACATATGcggtaaataacatttatttttataagtaaatctgtagaataaatataataaattttttgataatagtaatataaataatattaaactagctAGCAATCAACAAAATTAGGCTGGGAACTTGCCAAATAATATCCATGCAGCTTAGAGACATTTCATACACTGTCCACATagctttttaaaatttcaagtattcaaaattttattgcagCGTAAAGCAGAACCGGGCCAATACAGACAAGCTGTGGAATGGGGTATAGAACTTGGTTATAGACATATAGACACTGCATCTTGTTATAAAAATGAGCAAGAAGTGGGAGAAGCAAttggaaacaaaataaaagaggGATTGATTAAGAGGGaagatttatttgtaacaaataaggtgactataaaataatttaaaaaaagctattacTTACATTAACAATTCATATACAATTGGACTATGTTACTAAACCTTAAGTAAagagtaaaattattatgtacaattaCTGTTTTAAAGTCTGAAGGTGATTCTaccagttttttattttaagcataagTAACATAACATCAAAGTAATAGATTGTATACTCCCACTGCTGGAATTAGGCTACTCTTTTGCATCATTATTTCAAACATACTTTTCTAACTGGTAGACCTTGGTTACTTATgtccaagcccgtctgtgtaccACTCACTCCTTcaatattctacctccaaatggcaacactcagtattgttgttccagtttaaagggtaAATGCatcaatgtaactacaggcacatatcttaattcccaaggttgttgaCACACTGAATGGATGGTGGTAAACACTAAGATGGTAAACCTATGTGGGATCTTGATCCATCCAACATTATTTGATGTACTTGTATAATCAGAGTAGAATCATTTAAGCAATTcaaatagtattaattttttagATCTGGAATGATCATCATGCTGAGAGTGAAGTTGTACCAGCCCTAAAGAATTCATTGAAAGAAATGAAATTGGATTATTTGGATCTGTACTTAATCCACTGGCcagtttcaattaatgtatgtattgtttttaaaagaattttttaGTTAAGAACTTTTTAGTTGATTCATTTAgtagaaattaatattactgttaccaaaatatattatcattataattacttaatttacccATTAATAAGAATGAAGTGCACCAAACAAAATTTTAACCTTAATTCAaccattattattaatctttaaattaaaacaaattattcaaataatatcaatttttaattaaaagttcaaGATTAAATTAGTAATGTAATACAAACttaatttaagatataaaaagGTATTTATCGTCGGCACCTTATGttgttacttttgatttaaGTTTTCTTATACCAGATTTCATCAAACTTTGTATAGTTACTACACGGAGTTTGATGAAATCTCAATCTCAATCAATCACTGATTTGggcataaaaaaagtaacagatgcacagacttactttcacatttatagtattagtataacaacaatattatttaaaaggcaAAGGGTGAAGACACTGCAGTGGATTACATAGAAACATGGAAAGGTATGGAGGAGGCAGTAAATCTTGGACTTGTAAAATCCATAGGCGTTTCGAATTTCAATGAGGAGCAATTGGAGAGGATTCTTAAACATGCAAACATCAAACCGGTTGTCAATCAGTTTGAGGTAACACATATAATCATTtgaacgaattttttttttattaaatttttaaaaaaatgttgggtGTTTGGGTTGATAATGATTTGTCCATTGATATAGtttgtaaagacaaattttgACTGTTAATGAAATCTTGGGTGGTATTCTCTACCTAGGCTAAGTTGGAGTTGATTTGGGGGACCATGGTACCCCGGGAATCCCCTTTAGGTGTCAGAGGCCCgaataggcgggccgaccgtcagggggTCACGGtagtaagcgatcccgtggcgcccgctgaAAGACGGAGGGTACCGCCGGTTTTTTTTTTGGGGGACCATGGTGTTATATGTTGCCCAcgccaatttttattttactattaattatgagctgcttattttattattatattgtgtttgtcttatattataattttgctccTATCTTCTTTTCCCAGGTAAATCCAACAATGACTCAACATAAATTAGTAGATTTTTGCAAGGAGATGAATGTTACTCCAGTGGCATACACACCACTTGGTCTTATATCTGAAGCAAGACCTGAGTTTATTGGGAAAGATGTCATAAAAACTGACCCAAAATTGTGGGCAATCGCTGAAAAATATAGCAAGACTCGAGCACAGATTGCTTTAAGATATCTAGTAAGTATTATTCTGTTTAAAAATGATAAGTAGCTTTAATTAATCAGATAAAGCCAGAATTCAAATCTGAGGCCTCATGCTACGCTGACACTAAAGGCATCATAGAAGCAGCATGTTAATTGGTTACCcctaaaatataatcttaaaagCTAAATCTACTGTAGATTGACAGCTGGATCATTTAccaccttaaaattaaatataggttCAAAATTACACggacaatttttaattaatttgaaaaaatgaatCAACATGTAAAATTTCAACTTTTCTTTTTTACCAATTTTACCATAAAAGTTAGAAATCTTCGTCAATTTAATAATCCAACTTTGGTGCACCTGTAAAGCAcagctttttatataaaaacatcatATACTAATACAACTATCTCTGGAATTGGTTGCAACTTGTGATGTGTTTATTggttcaataattaattaattagtaattagtaACAAGTAATTTAATAGGCATTACAGATAAAACGTTTCCgctcctattattattatagatttattaaatattcttctaattattttttatacatttatttattttaatatagactCAACGCGGCATACCAGTCCTTCCGAAGTCGTTTACAAAGTCACGAATTGCGGAGAATTTGAATATCTTTGACTTTGAGTTGAGTAAAGAAGAAATGAACATTGTGGAAAGTTTCAATTTGAACCACAGATGTGTTCCTGGGCGGgcttttgaaaaatatacatattttccaTTCTAAGCTCATTTGCTGATGATTTtatacaattgttaaaaaataatgtatttctgtgataataaagatacattttttaagctgtagtttatttattggtaatatCAGTGCGTTATGCGAATAGAACTCTGTCAAAGTATATCGAGAAAAGGAGCGTTAGCAAAGAAATTGTGTACGTTGATTTTTCGATTTTGTATCTGACTAAATCAAGTCTATGTgagatttgtttgtttgtacgCACGTAtgaatctttaaaattttagcaCTTTTAACATTCATTAATCTAATCACTAAGATAGACGAGTAGGCAGTTAGCATGGGACTAACAAATAAGTTACCTCTCGTGAGCATCCCAAAGAACGGGCGTGTCTCAGGTCAGAAAGGCCGCGTCCTATTCTCATCATGCGTGGATTATATTGTTTTGCATAGTATAAGCTAGTCTAAAAAAATTCATTTGTTgtttattctaccgctaaacagacATACATTGTACTCCTTAATGCTAATATCCAGgattattaaactatatttgattattaattaaaaagttataatcaaatgtatatatttatcatttcagttacttatatttgtttaaaaattgattgcaattcaaaaatttattatattattataattcgtttGTTATTTTTGATGAGGAAATTTAACTGCTAAACTATAAACTATAAGGtgctaatttattatgaaataaaaaaaacaattttgcttgccataatttattgaaatgaaaacatgaaataaataacacaaatgtGACTACAcacattcaatatttaaaaacagtaaaaacattttaatagtatgtataactaataattaaaattattcggAATGTCCTTACAAGAACtctaattcaaataataaaatcaaaacatagaCAATTACCATAGACAACATTTGTCAGATAGTAATCTAACTTTAGAACTAACTGTTAGTTtttcttatttgttttgtttattacaatGAGTTCCCTAAGGCTCGAGAGGTGTAAGAGAATGTTTAAAGAAATGCAAAACTTAATGTAACATAAACAAatggttttatattaatttttggaaattaaataacgaaatatattgcttataagcagcatatttaataaatatatactatatgtgtCAAttgtaatatacttaattttaaatctgtttaCAACAGACTACATATATAGAGAAGCATctcataaattaatagtaaaatattaaatgaaacaatatttaataaaattcttattaattgataaatgtttataaatcacCTTCATAAGTAAACACTTAAATAtccatttttttgtaaaagggTTGTTTGGAAGGATGactttttaaaaacacaaaCTGTTGGCAAAGGAAGATGTTTCTTATTCAtatattgtcatttaaaaaaaaaaacatatcaaagaTTGTCATACAaagtagtataaatattaatatatagtacaAAGTAAATTCGTTTAAATTCAAACCAATAAGttaagaaagaaatatatataaaataacaaaataaatctacataattttacatcccataaaataatgaaatcaataaaaatattaaacaatgaataatctttttaaatgcgggcaatcaattatttataaaaatccttttgtattcaattatattacgaataaaaacagtttttatttactaaatatttttgggCACATTTGATCCATGATTGAAATGTCGATGAATATTGAAAGAGTCGTGAGcgtagatattaattaatatacttcgGAGAAACTACATCATACCATAGAAAAATGCTATGATTTGAAACACCTCAATAGAAACGATACTTAAAACTTAAGTATTATTCTATCAATACCTATGAGGTACCGTCAACAACCACAAGAAAAGTTAAGGTAGGATAAATTACAtgcatacataattgtatttaactaacatgactatatttttaaatgttgaaaagagtaactgctgagtttcttgccggttcttctcggtagaatctactttccaaaccggtgacAGATATTagtgtagttgttaaatgactgaATGAATgattccaaagtgcttgtaaaagcctattttaataaattatattttgattagatttCATTAATAGCTACGCCCATGAGTGTTTAAACGGTATCTACAACTCTAaatgctttatataaaaattaaggcagtcataaaaaataaaataaaatcctcGTATAAATCACATTACCTACCCTGGAACCAAGACAAATGAtcacgtaaaaaaaataatattctaaaaatatttttccaatgcatatctaaaaataatataacaacataatagcttacatttttatgttatacaaaaatatatatttgatgtcGATTCTTCTGATCTGATCGTAACATCGTTTAAAATGTTTCACAAATACTACATCGAAAggttacacatacatattttatacactCAGTCTAGTCTCACATGAATTCGTTGCAAATATTGTAACTATTACACTCAAATCCTTTTAGAAttatcaatttcaatatttaatatggcagCACTTGCAAGAAATTCACGAAAAACTCGAATAAACGTCATATAAAATGGGTAACATTATACTTACACTATATTCTTTCAcgtcttattataaaaatataaagtagtcaatttataaaataattg
The Vanessa cardui chromosome 10, ilVanCard2.1, whole genome shotgun sequence genome window above contains:
- the LOC124533017 gene encoding ribonuclease P protein subunit p29, which encodes MSSLEIKDEASQSIVNFLKTHAPKNEGYSIEAELKIDFLLAKKRSKDKKGKQKTKKSKILTRNEKKALGFYVIPRNSIQYNDMLALNKVWSDYINELLELEDQIPDSKSNNWVQFTQSFYRADFHGAMMEVVRSRCPSYVGKKGICIMDTKNTFKIVSEDNIVTTIPKKCSVFNLFINDIIVCIFGKLLCARPAERSNKKIKSYLHPDL
- the LOC124533016 gene encoding aldo-keto reductase AKR2E4-like yields the protein MFTKVPKVKLNNGLEMPMIGLGTYARKAEPGQYRQAVEWGIELGYRHIDTASCYKNEQEVGEAIGNKIKEGLIKREDLFVTNKIWNDHHAESEVVPALKNSLKEMKLDYLDLYLIHWPVSINAKGEDTAVDYIETWKGMEEAVNLGLVKSIGVSNFNEEQLERILKHANIKPVVNQFEVNPTMTQHKLVDFCKEMNVTPVAYTPLGLISEARPEFIGKDVIKTDPKLWAIAEKYSKTRAQIALRYLTQRGIPVLPKSFTKSRIAENLNIFDFELSKEEMNIVESFNLNHRCVPGRAFEKYTYFPF